Proteins encoded in a region of the Mycolicibacterium chitae genome:
- a CDS encoding nuclear transport factor 2 family protein: MSAVDTVNRALELLRAQDMAGFANMWAPDGVIEFPFAAPGYPQRVAGREAVADYLRGYPDLLQIREFPTKVVHQSVDPDVVIVEFEAAGVVTATGAPYRMRYVAVITVRDGEIQNYRDYWSPLAAAEAAGGSEQVNSFGGATGA; this comes from the coding sequence ATGTCAGCCGTGGATACGGTGAATCGGGCACTCGAACTGCTGCGCGCCCAGGACATGGCCGGTTTCGCAAACATGTGGGCCCCCGACGGTGTCATCGAGTTCCCGTTCGCGGCCCCCGGTTATCCGCAGCGGGTAGCAGGGCGCGAGGCCGTCGCTGATTACCTGCGCGGCTATCCCGACCTGCTGCAGATCAGGGAGTTCCCCACCAAGGTGGTACATCAGTCAGTCGACCCGGACGTCGTGATCGTCGAATTCGAAGCGGCCGGTGTCGTCACCGCCACAGGTGCCCCCTACCGGATGCGCTATGTCGCGGTAATCACGGTCCGCGACGGCGAGATTCAGAATTACCGCGATTACTGGAGCCCGCTGGCCGCCGCCGAGGCCGCGGGTGGCTCGGAGCAGGTGAACTCCTTCGGCGGGGCGACCGGTGCGTGA
- a CDS encoding NAD(P)H-binding protein — translation MREVLVLGATGTTGSRVAAALTSQGVPVRAATRTPREPAQVRFDWADRDTHKVALDGAAAVYLVAPIGAADPAPMVELFLQDAVDLGVRRVIALSSSALPEGAPGLGQVHHLVRTMMPEWAVLRPSWFMQNFTGDHVVAQGVRRGVIVTATGTGRIAFVDAGDIAAVAVRALTDDVPHNTEHLITGPQALSYADTTLVVSEFVDHPVRHRPVSAATFAALLTGSGVPADFAEILAALDTEIAGGAEDRLTDTVFEVTGRAPVSFREFCAAAFC, via the coding sequence GTGCGTGAAGTCCTGGTGCTCGGTGCTACCGGAACCACCGGTAGTCGGGTTGCTGCTGCGCTCACGAGCCAGGGTGTCCCGGTCCGCGCGGCAACGCGCACACCGCGCGAGCCCGCTCAGGTGCGCTTCGACTGGGCTGACCGTGACACGCACAAGGTGGCGCTCGACGGGGCCGCCGCCGTCTACCTGGTGGCGCCAATCGGGGCGGCGGACCCCGCGCCGATGGTGGAGCTCTTCCTTCAGGATGCTGTCGATCTCGGCGTCCGCCGTGTAATTGCCCTCAGTTCGTCAGCACTGCCGGAAGGCGCCCCCGGTCTGGGACAGGTGCACCACCTGGTCCGGACGATGATGCCGGAATGGGCGGTGCTCCGGCCGTCCTGGTTCATGCAGAACTTTACGGGTGATCATGTTGTAGCCCAGGGCGTCCGCCGCGGTGTGATCGTCACCGCCACCGGTACGGGCCGAATTGCCTTCGTCGACGCCGGCGACATCGCCGCCGTGGCAGTCCGGGCATTGACCGACGACGTGCCGCACAACACCGAGCACCTGATCACCGGCCCGCAGGCGCTCAGCTACGCCGACACGACCCTTGTCGTCAGTGAGTTCGTCGACCATCCAGTGCGGCATCGGCCGGTCAGTGCGGCCACGTTCGCAGCACTTCTGACCGGTAGCGGTGTTCCCGCGGACTTTGCCGAAATCCTCGCTGCCCTCGACACCGAGATCGCCGGCGGCGCCGAAGATCGGTTGACTGACACCGTTTTCGAAGTCACGGGCCGGGCACCGGTGTCGTTCCGGGAGTTCTGCGCGGCCGCGTTCTGCTGA
- a CDS encoding LAGLIDADG family homing endonuclease, translated as MTADASPRVSIRVARADNGFDESLETLKRTGEKRLLWSVDERGRLVRRRSSGTVAVRSREVHRVNLASGRQFELASDQQVLKVDGWAPVSDLAGGSRVGVLRRLGAPTEPRAMNDAEIILLAHMIGDGSCVRRQPIRYASIDEENLAAVTIAAAHFGVTAIRDEYAAARVTTLRLPAPYRLARGKRNPIAEWLDGLGLFGLRSYEKFVPAEVFAPPTEQVALFLRHLWATDGSVRWDAKTKQGRVYYASTSRALIEGVLQLLLRVGVQGRVTRIRKAGYRDCWHLTIDRAANQIAFLTKVGVHGARGVKAREVVTELAGRVRRPGTDSIPLEVWCTVKNTMAERDWSDKDFALATNTRFDGPRMWTHCPGRVRLHRISNALGNRGLHDLATNDIYWDKIVSTAGIGRREIFELRMAEDHPIVVGGLLVRRATVECDRGRKQFDGLPVSRNIHDTSQG; from the coding sequence ATGACGGCCGACGCCTCGCCGCGTGTCAGCATACGAGTGGCCAGAGCCGACAACGGTTTTGACGAGTCGCTCGAGACCCTGAAGCGCACGGGCGAGAAGCGGTTGCTGTGGTCGGTTGACGAGCGCGGACGCCTGGTCCGACGAAGGTCGTCCGGGACGGTGGCCGTTCGCAGTCGGGAAGTGCACCGAGTCAACCTCGCGTCGGGCCGTCAGTTCGAACTCGCGTCGGACCAACAGGTTCTCAAGGTCGACGGCTGGGCGCCGGTGTCGGATCTGGCTGGCGGAAGCAGGGTCGGTGTCCTGCGGCGCCTGGGTGCGCCCACCGAACCGCGGGCGATGAATGACGCGGAGATAATCCTGTTGGCGCACATGATCGGTGACGGCTCGTGCGTGCGGCGGCAGCCGATTCGATACGCCTCCATCGACGAGGAGAACCTGGCCGCGGTGACCATTGCTGCAGCGCACTTCGGTGTGACCGCTATCCGCGATGAGTACGCCGCAGCGCGGGTCACCACGTTGCGACTGCCCGCGCCGTATCGCTTGGCTCGCGGGAAGCGCAATCCGATTGCCGAATGGTTGGATGGGCTCGGACTGTTTGGACTTCGGAGTTACGAAAAGTTCGTCCCCGCAGAGGTTTTTGCGCCGCCCACCGAACAAGTCGCCTTGTTCCTTCGCCATCTCTGGGCTACGGACGGTTCCGTGCGGTGGGACGCAAAGACCAAGCAGGGCCGCGTTTACTATGCGTCGACCAGTCGTGCGTTGATCGAGGGCGTCCTGCAGTTACTGCTGCGCGTCGGTGTGCAGGGCAGGGTCACCCGGATCAGGAAGGCTGGGTACCGCGATTGCTGGCATCTCACCATTGACCGTGCCGCCAATCAGATCGCATTCCTCACGAAGGTGGGCGTGCACGGCGCGCGGGGCGTCAAAGCGCGAGAGGTTGTCACTGAGCTAGCCGGTCGTGTCCGTCGCCCAGGCACCGATAGCATCCCGCTCGAAGTCTGGTGCACAGTGAAAAACACCATGGCTGAGCGGGATTGGTCCGACAAAGACTTCGCCTTGGCGACCAACACTCGATTTGACGGCCCGCGCATGTGGACACACTGCCCGGGCCGTGTCCGGTTGCACCGCATATCCAATGCGTTGGGAAATCGCGGGCTTCACGACCTCGCAACCAATGACATCTACTGGGACAAGATCGTCAGTACTGCCGGAATCGGCCGTCGCGAGATCTTCGAGTTGAGGATGGCTGAAGATCATCCGATCGTTGTCGGTGGGTTGCTCGTTCGCAGGGCCACGGTCGAGTGCGACCGCGGGCGCAAGCAATTTGACGGTCTACCGGTATCGCGAAATATTCATGACACTTCGCAAGGGTAA
- the istB gene encoding IS21-like element helper ATPase IstB → MTPTPRTPKTTTETPAAAASRYQQLRSHLAELKLTAAAEALPSVLDQATAEGLSITVALERLLAAEVDASTARRLAGRLRFANLPTPATLADFDVDAAAGIDRALIDELGTCRYLESATNVLLIGPPGTGKTHLSVGLARAAAHAGYRTYFTTAADLAARCHRAAIEGRWATTMRFYAGPTLLVIDELGYLPLPAEAASALFQVVSQRYLKTSIVITTNRGVGAWGEVLGDTTVAAAMLDRLLHRSVVINLDGESYRLRDHHAAAESLRRAATGTRQPLH, encoded by the coding sequence ATGACCCCCACCCCACGCACCCCGAAAACCACCACCGAGACACCGGCGGCCGCGGCAAGCCGCTATCAGCAACTGCGGTCGCACCTGGCCGAGCTTAAACTCACCGCTGCCGCCGAGGCCCTGCCCTCGGTGCTCGACCAGGCCACCGCCGAGGGCCTGTCGATCACGGTGGCCCTGGAGCGGCTGCTGGCCGCCGAAGTCGATGCCAGCACCGCCCGCCGCCTCGCTGGAAGATTGCGGTTCGCCAACCTGCCCACCCCCGCCACCCTCGCCGATTTCGATGTCGACGCCGCCGCCGGCATCGACCGCGCACTGATCGACGAACTGGGCACCTGCCGCTACCTCGAATCGGCAACCAACGTCCTACTGATCGGCCCGCCGGGCACAGGAAAAACGCACTTATCAGTTGGATTAGCAAGGGCCGCAGCACATGCCGGATACCGCACCTACTTCACTACCGCCGCCGACCTGGCCGCACGCTGCCACCGCGCCGCCATCGAGGGACGCTGGGCCACCACCATGCGGTTCTACGCCGGCCCAACACTGCTGGTGATCGACGAACTGGGCTACCTGCCACTACCAGCTGAGGCAGCCTCGGCGCTGTTTCAAGTCGTATCCCAACGCTATTTGAAGACCAGCATCGTCATCACCACCAACCGCGGGGTCGGCGCATGGGGCGAAGTACTCGGTGACACCACCGTCGCCGCCGCCATGCTCGACCGCCTCCTACACCGGTCGGTGGTCATCAATCTCGACGGCGAGTCCTACCGGCTACGCGACCACCACGCCGCCGCCGAAAGCCTCCGCCGAGCCGCCACCGGAACCCGTCAACCCCTACACTGA
- a CDS encoding Mu transposase domain-containing protein, with the protein MLTWEDDMEVHALRKRGWSISAIARHTGFDRKTVRKYLAGDGKPGVRARSGPDPFDPFVDYVSARLVEDPHLWARTLYDELEGLGFGLSYQSLTRNIRTRGLRPDCQACRTATDRPNAIIAHPPGEETQWDWLELPDPPESWGWGKKAFLLVGSLAHSGKWRAVLSPSMDQPHLVAAIDKICRGLGGLSRVWRFDRMATVCDPGSGRVTASFAGVAKHYGVSVAICPPRRGNRKGVVEKVNHTAAQRWWRTLADDMTVEQAQASVDRFSRVRGDTRIRATVGGRSSVAVVAKAEPLAPVPAAPYPVIVSQSRTASRQALVSYRGNRYSVPPELAAAQVTISHPIGGQFCDIATTSGIVIARHRMAADGLGVMVRDSGHIIALDTAAMATANTGRPHRRKERIPPGPAAKTAAAQLRALRDTTANSAESTTPSTDSTVIDLSVYERAAQKRTLQ; encoded by the coding sequence ATGCTCACATGGGAGGACGACATGGAAGTACACGCCCTACGAAAACGTGGTTGGTCGATCTCTGCGATTGCCCGTCACACCGGATTCGACCGCAAAACAGTCCGCAAGTATCTGGCCGGCGATGGCAAGCCCGGAGTGCGGGCCAGGTCGGGTCCGGATCCGTTCGACCCGTTCGTCGACTACGTGTCGGCCCGGCTGGTCGAGGACCCGCACTTGTGGGCCCGCACCCTTTACGACGAACTCGAAGGCCTGGGTTTCGGGCTGTCGTATCAGAGCCTGACCCGCAACATCCGCACCCGAGGTTTGCGGCCGGACTGCCAGGCTTGCCGCACCGCCACCGACCGACCCAACGCCATCATCGCGCATCCGCCGGGTGAGGAAACCCAGTGGGACTGGCTGGAATTGCCCGATCCACCCGAATCGTGGGGTTGGGGGAAGAAGGCGTTCCTGTTGGTCGGATCGCTGGCACATTCCGGGAAATGGCGGGCAGTGCTCTCACCGTCGATGGATCAACCGCACCTGGTCGCCGCCATCGACAAGATCTGCCGCGGCCTGGGTGGACTGAGCAGGGTGTGGCGGTTCGACCGGATGGCCACCGTCTGCGATCCCGGCTCAGGTCGAGTCACCGCATCGTTTGCCGGGGTGGCCAAACATTACGGGGTGTCGGTGGCGATCTGCCCGCCGCGCCGCGGTAACCGCAAAGGTGTGGTCGAGAAGGTCAATCACACTGCCGCGCAACGCTGGTGGCGCACCCTGGCTGACGACATGACCGTCGAACAGGCCCAAGCCAGTGTGGATCGTTTCTCCCGTGTGCGCGGGGACACCCGCATTCGGGCCACCGTCGGCGGGCGATCCTCGGTGGCCGTGGTCGCCAAGGCCGAACCGCTGGCGCCGGTGCCGGCGGCGCCGTATCCGGTGATCGTGTCGCAGTCCCGGACCGCCTCGCGCCAAGCGTTGGTGTCCTACCGCGGCAACCGGTACTCGGTGCCACCGGAGCTGGCTGCCGCGCAGGTGACGATCAGCCATCCAATCGGTGGCCAGTTCTGCGACATCGCCACCACGAGTGGGATCGTGATCGCGCGACACCGCATGGCTGCCGACGGGCTCGGTGTGATGGTCCGCGACAGCGGCCACATCATCGCCCTGGACACCGCGGCGATGGCCACCGCTAACACCGGGCGACCGCATCGCCGCAAGGAACGCATCCCACCCGGCCCGGCCGCCAAAACCGCTGCCGCACAACTGCGTGCGCTCCGCGACACCACCGCCAATTCGGCCGAATCAACCACGCCATCAACCGATTCCACTGTCATCGACCTGTCCGTCTACGAGCGGGCCGCCCAGAAAAGGACCCTGCAATGA
- the dnaB gene encoding replicative DNA helicase, giving the protein MAVVDDLGQSGMDESPPSEDFGRQPPQDMAAEQSVLGGMLLSKDAIADVLERLRPGDFYRPAHQNVYDAILDLYGRGEPADAVTVAAELDRRGLLRRIGGAPYLHTLISTVPTAANAGYYAGIVAEKALLRRLVEAGTRVVQYGYAGAEGADVAEVVDRAQAEMYDITDRRSTEDFVPLEDLLQPTMDEIDAIASNGGIARGVPTGFTELDDVTNGLHAGQMIIIAARPGVGKALALDTPLPTPHGWTTMGDVAVGDELLDADGEPTRVVAATEVMLGRPCFEVEFSDGTVIVADAQHQWPTGDGIRTTAGLRAGIHTLVGGTGGGGGTAVLAPVVQIADVRRRPSVPVRCVEVDNPAHLYLAGRGMVPTHNSTLGLDFMRSCSIKNQMASVIFSLEMSKSEIVMRLLSAEAKIKLGDMRSGRMSDDDWTRLARRMSEISEAPLFIDDSPNLTMMEIRAKARRLSQKSDLRLIVVDYMQLMSSGKKYESRQQEVSDFSRQLKLMAKELDVPVVAISQLNRGPEQRTDKKPQVSDLRESGSLEQDADMVMLLHRPDAFDRDDPRGGEADIILGKHRNGPTATITVAHQLHLSRFANMAR; this is encoded by the coding sequence ATGGCCGTAGTTGATGATCTCGGGCAGTCGGGGATGGATGAGTCCCCGCCCAGTGAGGACTTCGGTCGACAGCCGCCGCAGGACATGGCGGCCGAGCAGTCGGTCCTCGGCGGCATGCTGCTGAGCAAGGACGCCATCGCCGACGTCTTGGAGCGGCTCCGGCCCGGGGACTTCTACCGTCCCGCGCACCAGAACGTCTACGACGCAATCCTGGATCTCTACGGGCGCGGGGAGCCGGCCGACGCCGTCACCGTGGCCGCGGAGCTGGATCGGCGTGGGCTGCTGCGCCGCATCGGCGGGGCGCCCTATCTGCACACCCTGATCTCGACGGTGCCGACGGCGGCCAACGCCGGGTACTACGCGGGCATCGTGGCCGAGAAGGCGCTGCTGCGCCGCCTCGTGGAGGCCGGCACTCGGGTGGTCCAGTACGGCTATGCCGGTGCCGAGGGCGCCGACGTGGCCGAGGTGGTCGACCGCGCCCAGGCCGAGATGTACGACATCACCGACCGGCGCAGCACCGAGGACTTCGTCCCGCTCGAGGACCTGCTGCAGCCGACGATGGACGAGATCGACGCAATCGCCTCCAACGGCGGTATCGCCCGCGGTGTGCCCACCGGCTTCACTGAACTCGACGACGTCACCAACGGTCTGCACGCCGGGCAGATGATCATCATCGCGGCGCGCCCTGGTGTCGGGAAGGCGCTGGCGCTGGACACCCCGCTGCCCACGCCGCACGGCTGGACCACGATGGGCGATGTCGCCGTGGGCGACGAACTGCTCGACGCCGACGGTGAGCCGACGCGGGTGGTGGCCGCCACCGAGGTGATGCTCGGCCGGCCGTGCTTCGAGGTGGAGTTCTCCGACGGCACGGTGATCGTCGCGGATGCGCAGCATCAGTGGCCCACCGGTGACGGGATCCGCACGACGGCAGGCCTGCGCGCGGGCATCCACACCCTCGTCGGCGGGACCGGCGGTGGCGGCGGCACCGCGGTGCTGGCGCCGGTGGTGCAGATCGCCGACGTGCGTCGGCGGCCGAGCGTGCCGGTGCGTTGCGTGGAGGTCGACAACCCCGCGCACCTGTACCTGGCCGGGCGCGGCATGGTGCCCACGCACAACTCCACGCTGGGGCTGGATTTCATGCGGTCCTGCTCGATCAAGAACCAGATGGCCAGCGTCATCTTCTCGCTGGAAATGAGCAAGTCCGAGATCGTCATGCGGCTGCTGTCGGCCGAGGCGAAGATCAAGCTCGGCGACATGCGCTCAGGCCGGATGAGCGACGACGACTGGACCCGGCTGGCCCGGCGGATGAGTGAGATCAGCGAAGCGCCGCTGTTCATCGACGATTCGCCGAACCTGACCATGATGGAGATCCGGGCCAAAGCGCGGCGGCTCTCGCAGAAGTCCGACCTGCGGCTGATCGTGGTCGACTACATGCAGCTGATGAGCTCGGGTAAGAAATATGAATCACGGCAGCAAGAAGTGTCGGATTTCTCGCGGCAGTTGAAATTGATGGCAAAGGAATTGGACGTTCCGGTGGTGGCAATTAGCCAGCTTAACCGTGGGCCGGAACAGCGTACAGATAAGAAGCCACAAGTCTCTGACCTGCGTGAATCGGGTTCTTTGGAACAGGATGCGGACATGGTTATGCTTTTGCATCGCCCCGATGCATTTGATCGTGATGACCCGCGCGGCGGCGAAGCCGACATTATTCTGGGTAAGCACCGAAATGGTCCTACGGCCACAATTACCGTGGCGCATCAATTGCATTTGTCGCGTTTTGCGAATATGGCTCGGTAG
- the rplI gene encoding 50S ribosomal protein L9, whose product MKLILTAEVDKLGSAGDTVEVKDGYGRNFLLPRGLAIVATRGAQRQADEIRRAQEIKTVRDLDHAKELKTAIEALGSVSLSVKTAGDSGKLFGSVTAGDVVSAIKKAGGPSLDKRAVDLPKGHIKALGTHSVEVHLHSGLNATVPVEVVAE is encoded by the coding sequence ATGAAGCTCATTCTCACCGCCGAGGTGGACAAGCTGGGTTCGGCCGGCGACACCGTGGAGGTCAAGGACGGCTACGGCCGTAACTTCCTGCTGCCCCGCGGGCTGGCGATCGTCGCGACCCGCGGCGCCCAGCGTCAGGCCGACGAGATCCGGCGCGCGCAGGAGATCAAGACCGTGCGCGACCTGGACCACGCCAAGGAACTCAAGACCGCCATCGAGGCCCTGGGTTCGGTCTCGCTGAGCGTGAAGACCGCCGGCGACTCCGGCAAGCTGTTCGGCTCCGTCACCGCCGGTGACGTCGTCTCGGCCATCAAGAAGGCCGGCGGACCGAGCCTGGACAAGCGCGCCGTGGATCTGCCCAAGGGCCACATCAAGGCCCTCGGCACGCATTCGGTCGAGGTGCACCTGCACTCCGGTCTCAATGCCACCGTGCCGGTGGAGGTCGTCGCCGAGTAG
- the rpsR gene encoding 30S ribosomal protein S18 — translation MAKANKRRPAPEKPVKTRKCVFCSKKGKNQVIDYKDTQLLRTYISERGKIRARRVTGNCVQHQRDVAVAVKNAREVALLPFTSSTR, via the coding sequence ATGGCCAAGGCCAACAAGCGTCGTCCCGCGCCCGAGAAGCCGGTCAAGACCCGCAAGTGTGTGTTCTGCTCGAAGAAGGGCAAGAACCAGGTCATCGACTACAAGGACACCCAGCTGCTGCGCACCTACATCTCCGAGCGCGGCAAGATCCGTGCCCGTCGGGTGACCGGGAACTGCGTGCAGCACCAGCGCGACGTCGCCGTCGCAGTGAAGAACGCCCGCGAGGTGGCCCTGCTGCCCTTCACGTCCAGTACTCGCTGA
- a CDS encoding single-stranded DNA-binding protein, with the protein MAGDTIITVVGNLTADPELRFTPSGAAVANFTVASTPRIYDRQSGEWKDGEALFLRCNIWREAAENVAESLTRGARVVVQGRLKQRSFETREGEKRTVVELEVDEIGPSLRYATAKVNKVSRGGGGGGFGGGGGGGSRAAAGGGGGGSSAPAEDPWGSAPASGSFGGADDEPPF; encoded by the coding sequence GTGGCTGGTGACACGATCATCACCGTCGTCGGAAACCTGACCGCCGACCCTGAACTGCGTTTCACCCCGTCGGGTGCTGCCGTGGCCAACTTCACGGTGGCGTCGACGCCGCGCATCTACGACCGCCAGAGCGGTGAGTGGAAGGACGGCGAGGCGCTGTTCCTGCGGTGCAACATCTGGCGCGAGGCGGCCGAGAACGTCGCCGAGAGCCTGACCCGCGGTGCCCGCGTGGTGGTCCAGGGCCGGCTCAAGCAGCGTTCGTTCGAGACCCGCGAGGGCGAGAAGCGGACCGTGGTGGAGCTCGAGGTCGACGAGATCGGCCCGTCCCTGCGCTACGCGACGGCCAAGGTCAACAAGGTCAGTCGCGGTGGCGGCGGTGGCGGGTTCGGCGGCGGTGGCGGCGGGGGATCCCGCGCGGCCGCCGGTGGTGGCGGCGGTGGCTCGTCCGCACCGGCCGAGGACCCCTGGGGCAGCGCCCCGGCATCGGGTTCCTTCGGCGGGGCCGACGACGAGCCCCCCTTCTGA
- the rpsF gene encoding 30S ribosomal protein S6, which produces MRPYEIMVILDPTLDERTVAPSLETFLNVIRKDGGSVDKVDIWGRRRLAYEIAKHAEGIYAVIDVKAEPATVSELDRQLGLNESVLRTKVMRTDKH; this is translated from the coding sequence ATGCGTCCATACGAAATCATGGTCATCCTTGACCCCACACTCGACGAGCGCACCGTAGCTCCCTCGCTGGAGACGTTCCTCAACGTCATCCGCAAGGACGGCGGCAGTGTCGACAAGGTCGACATCTGGGGCCGGCGCCGGCTGGCGTACGAGATCGCCAAGCATGCCGAGGGCATCTACGCGGTCATCGACGTCAAGGCCGAGCCCGCCACCGTGAGCGAACTCGACCGTCAGCTCGGTCTGAACGAGTCGGTGTTGCGCACCAAGGTGATGCGGACCGACAAGCACTGA
- a CDS encoding glycosyltransferase family 87 protein, which produces MSPLPLARDLRSADDRDFPSRTDPLGAALSETIGGPVGRHALIGRNRFATPLRVIFALALVFLALGWVTKSPCLQTVGEGSPAQMVANWDHQRAYYQLCYSDTVPLYGAELLSQGKFPYKSSWLETDGAGDPRQQYDGSPAVRYMEYPVLTGLYQYVSMALAKTYTALSSTIALPKVAEVVVFFDIVALGLALAWLATVWATAKLAGRRIWDAALVAASPLVIFQIFTNFDALATAFATGALLAWARRRPVLAGVLIGLGVAAKLYPLLLLGPLLLLGVRTGRLVEVGRTLLAAITAWLVVNLPIMLLFPRGWSEFFRLNTRRGDDMDSLYNVVKSFTGWGGFDSDLGFWEPPTVLNTVVAVLFVLCCIGIGYIALTAPQRPRVAQLAFLVVAAFLLTNKVWSPQFSLWLVPLAVLALPHRRILLAWMTVDALVWVPRMYYLYGEANRGLPEQWFTTTVLLRDLAVLGLCALVIRQIYRPRHDLVRWSGRIDDPVGGVFDGAPDDPPAWLPRWLRPKSERVPEPGPVPEAAPTADFAGDRRFL; this is translated from the coding sequence GTGTCCCCGCTGCCGTTGGCGCGCGACCTGCGCAGCGCCGATGACCGTGACTTCCCCAGCCGCACCGACCCGTTGGGCGCCGCGCTCTCGGAGACGATCGGCGGCCCGGTCGGCCGGCACGCGCTGATCGGCCGCAATCGCTTCGCCACCCCGCTGCGGGTGATCTTCGCTTTGGCGCTGGTGTTCCTGGCGCTGGGCTGGGTGACGAAGTCGCCGTGCCTGCAGACCGTGGGGGAGGGCAGCCCCGCGCAGATGGTGGCCAACTGGGACCATCAGCGCGCCTATTACCAGCTGTGCTACTCCGACACCGTGCCGCTCTACGGCGCAGAGTTGTTGAGCCAGGGCAAGTTTCCGTACAAGTCGAGTTGGCTCGAGACCGACGGCGCCGGCGACCCCCGCCAGCAGTACGACGGCAGCCCGGCCGTGCGTTACATGGAGTATCCGGTGCTGACCGGGCTCTATCAGTACGTGTCGATGGCGCTGGCCAAGACCTACACCGCGCTGTCGTCGACGATCGCGCTGCCGAAGGTCGCCGAGGTGGTGGTGTTCTTCGACATCGTCGCGCTCGGGCTGGCGCTGGCCTGGTTGGCGACGGTGTGGGCGACGGCGAAGCTGGCCGGGCGCCGGATCTGGGACGCCGCGCTGGTGGCCGCGTCCCCGCTGGTGATCTTCCAGATCTTCACCAACTTCGACGCGCTGGCAACGGCTTTCGCGACGGGGGCGCTGCTGGCGTGGGCGCGGCGCAGACCGGTGCTGGCCGGCGTGCTGATCGGGCTGGGGGTGGCCGCCAAGCTGTACCCGTTGCTGTTGTTGGGGCCCTTGTTGCTGCTGGGCGTGCGCACCGGGCGCCTGGTCGAGGTGGGCCGCACGCTGCTGGCCGCGATCACCGCGTGGCTCGTGGTCAATCTGCCGATCATGCTGTTGTTCCCGCGCGGGTGGTCGGAGTTCTTCCGGCTCAACACCCGTCGCGGCGACGACATGGATTCGCTGTACAACGTGGTGAAGTCCTTCACCGGGTGGGGTGGATTCGATTCGGATCTCGGGTTCTGGGAGCCGCCGACGGTGCTCAACACCGTCGTCGCGGTGCTGTTCGTGCTGTGTTGCATCGGGATCGGTTACATCGCGCTGACGGCGCCGCAGCGCCCGCGCGTGGCGCAACTGGCGTTCCTGGTGGTGGCCGCGTTCCTGCTGACCAACAAGGTCTGGAGCCCACAGTTCTCGCTGTGGCTGGTGCCGCTGGCGGTGCTGGCGCTGCCGCATCGGCGGATCCTGTTGGCGTGGATGACCGTTGACGCGCTGGTCTGGGTGCCGCGGATGTACTACCTCTACGGCGAGGCCAACCGGGGGCTGCCCGAGCAATGGTTCACGACGACGGTGCTGCTGCGCGACCTGGCGGTGCTGGGGCTGTGCGCGCTGGTGATCCGGCAGATCTACCGGCCCCGCCACGACCTGGTGCGCTGGTCCGGGCGGATCGACGATCCGGTGGGCGGGGTGTTCGACGGTGCCCCGGACGACCCGCCGGCCTGGCTGCCGCGGTGGCTGCGCCCCAAGTCCGAGCGTGTCCCTGAGCCCGGGCCGGTGCCCGAGGCGGCGCCAACCGCCGATTTCGCAGGTGACCGGCGGTTCCTGTAG